The following proteins come from a genomic window of Acinetobacter baumannii:
- the gspL gene encoding type II secretion system protein GspL, which yields MLYIWMPETNGVWHWSNGENWLQAASLDQLIQDLQIHQGKEATIFFPSRHAQMLQQTMAKSHYKQLGADGVKYLLEEFVTLPIDHMKVVHHFHADQLTVLGVAQGMVETWQHSLALLPTKLVALLPDFLVLPEPQAQQVILCNIGHQLLVRENKWLGNSIDDLGLFLEFQSAETHYQYSGLTAEQLESLEAASSAEQRSEFVYQFQPLDKTKQHPFNVLPKSKGQERTFSNYWKACAAVVLAIIVVQFSYDLLRWVKLKKVADQTAEQAIEQYKYWFGPSSRVTEQNIKGQFESHLRMSQQGDTQALSLLSRVGPILMQRQILAQQLNYDASILTMALKAKSADDLQALTQQLNQQGFKAELGNVQADGSGAIGVVKIQ from the coding sequence ATGCTGTATATATGGATGCCTGAAACCAATGGAGTTTGGCATTGGTCTAACGGAGAAAACTGGTTGCAGGCTGCAAGTCTCGATCAATTAATACAAGACTTGCAAATACATCAAGGAAAAGAAGCTACAATCTTTTTTCCGAGTCGTCATGCTCAAATGCTTCAGCAAACGATGGCAAAGTCCCATTACAAACAGCTTGGCGCTGATGGGGTTAAATATCTACTTGAAGAGTTTGTGACTTTACCGATTGATCACATGAAAGTGGTTCACCATTTTCATGCCGATCAGTTAACTGTTTTGGGGGTTGCCCAGGGGATGGTAGAGACATGGCAACATTCTTTAGCTTTGTTACCAACCAAACTTGTGGCTTTGTTGCCAGATTTTCTAGTTTTACCTGAACCACAAGCTCAGCAAGTTATTCTGTGTAATATTGGTCATCAGCTTTTGGTGCGTGAGAATAAGTGGTTAGGTAATTCCATTGATGACTTGGGGCTTTTTTTAGAGTTCCAGTCAGCCGAAACACATTATCAATATAGCGGTTTAACAGCAGAGCAACTAGAGAGCTTAGAAGCTGCCTCAAGCGCAGAGCAACGTTCTGAGTTTGTTTATCAATTTCAGCCTTTAGATAAAACTAAGCAGCATCCTTTTAATGTTTTGCCAAAATCAAAAGGGCAAGAACGTACTTTTTCTAACTATTGGAAAGCTTGTGCCGCCGTTGTTCTAGCAATTATTGTCGTGCAGTTTAGCTATGATTTATTGCGTTGGGTAAAATTGAAAAAGGTGGCAGATCAGACTGCTGAACAGGCAATTGAGCAATATAAATATTGGTTTGGTCCATCTAGTCGTGTGACTGAACAAAATATTAAAGGACAATTCGAAAGTCATTTAAGAATGAGCCAGCAAGGTGATACCCAGGCACTTTCTCTGTTAAGCCGGGTTGGGCCTATTTTAATGCAAAGACAGATTTTAGCTCAGCAACTCAATTATGATGCTTCAATCTTAACAATGGCATTAAAAGCAAAATCAGCAGATGATTTGCAAGCTTTAACCCAACAACTTAATCAACAAGGTTTTAAAGCTGAGTTAGGTAATGTTCAAGCTGATGGTAGTGGTGCGATTGGGGTGGTGAAAATACAATAA
- a CDS encoding SixA phosphatase family protein has protein sequence MQLTLVRHGEAAPPVNGNDIKRPLTARGHAQAEQTATFLKDIVKPDIFVVSPLLRAQETLAHIQTYFKDVPVLLCDKIKPDDDAKEAIEWLSQIPYESIVVVCHMNVVGHIAELLTHENFNPFALAEARIYDQAVIANGLSTQKNSFIPTI, from the coding sequence ATGCAACTGACATTAGTTCGTCATGGGGAAGCTGCTCCGCCAGTAAATGGTAATGATATTAAACGTCCCCTTACTGCGCGTGGACATGCACAGGCTGAGCAAACGGCAACCTTTTTAAAGGATATTGTAAAACCAGATATTTTTGTTGTTAGTCCTTTGCTGCGTGCTCAGGAAACGTTGGCGCATATCCAGACCTATTTTAAAGATGTGCCAGTGTTGTTATGCGACAAAATTAAGCCTGACGATGATGCAAAAGAAGCGATTGAATGGCTATCTCAAATTCCTTATGAGTCGATTGTGGTTGTTTGCCATATGAATGTGGTAGGGCATATTGCAGAGTTACTTACTCATGAAAATTTCAATCCATTTGCACTTGCTGAAGCAAGAATTTATGATCAAGCTGTTATTGCAAATGGTTTATCAACACAAAAAAATAGTTTTATACCCACAATATAA
- a CDS encoding NAD(P)H-dependent glycerol-3-phosphate dehydrogenase — MAEFKFTDLVEPVAVDKKTALRITVLGGGSFGTAMANLAARNGCDTMIWIRDAETAEEINKTHINKRYLPDFTLESSLRAVSDLEQAVCDRDIILVAIPSHSFRDVLKQIAPYITAQAVVSLTKGVEAKTFSFMSDIIREELPEVPYGVLSGPNLAKEIMAGMPSGTVIASDSELVRYAVQHALHSALFRVFGSDDVHGVELGGALKNIYAVAMGIGAAYKIGENTKSMILTRALAEMSRFAVKQGANPLTFLGLSGVGDLFATCNSPLSRNYQIGYALGSGKTLEQASKELGQTAEGINTIVQVRGKAQELDVYMPITNALYEVIFEGAPPLNIALSLMKNGHRSDVEFVLPHHEV; from the coding sequence ATGGCTGAATTTAAGTTTACAGATTTGGTGGAACCTGTTGCGGTCGATAAAAAAACGGCATTACGTATTACCGTTTTAGGGGGCGGTAGCTTTGGTACAGCTATGGCAAATTTAGCTGCTCGTAATGGCTGCGATACCATGATCTGGATTCGTGATGCCGAAACAGCAGAAGAAATTAATAAAACCCATATTAATAAACGTTATTTACCAGACTTCACTTTAGAGTCTTCATTACGTGCAGTTTCTGATCTTGAGCAAGCGGTATGTGATCGAGATATTATTTTAGTTGCAATTCCAAGCCACTCATTCCGTGATGTTTTAAAACAAATAGCGCCTTATATTACTGCACAAGCTGTGGTGTCTTTAACCAAAGGTGTTGAAGCTAAAACATTTAGCTTCATGAGTGATATTATTCGTGAAGAATTACCAGAAGTGCCGTATGGCGTATTGTCAGGACCAAATCTCGCTAAAGAAATTATGGCAGGTATGCCTTCTGGTACTGTAATTGCAAGTGATTCTGAACTCGTCCGTTATGCCGTACAACATGCACTTCATAGTGCGTTATTCCGCGTTTTTGGTAGCGATGATGTGCATGGAGTTGAGTTAGGCGGTGCGCTTAAGAATATTTATGCCGTTGCTATGGGAATTGGAGCAGCATATAAAATTGGTGAAAATACCAAGAGTATGATTTTAACGCGTGCTTTGGCTGAAATGAGCCGTTTCGCGGTAAAACAAGGTGCAAACCCACTTACGTTCTTAGGTTTATCTGGAGTAGGTGATTTATTTGCGACTTGTAATAGTCCATTAAGCCGTAATTATCAAATTGGTTATGCGCTAGGTTCTGGTAAAACGCTTGAACAAGCGAGTAAAGAATTAGGTCAAACTGCAGAAGGTATTAACACGATTGTTCAGGTGCGTGGCAAGGCACAAGAACTAGACGTATATATGCCAATTACCAATGCTTTATATGAGGTCATTTTTGAAGGCGCTCCACCATTAAATATTGCACTTTCTCTTATGAAAAATGGACACCGTAGTGATGTTGAGTTTGTTTTACCTCATCATGAAGTCTGA
- a CDS encoding nitroreductase family protein, protein MTDSAIQIIHQNIHQRQSIGQLVEPAPNTDQLELAFQAALTAPDHHRLKPTRFVIVSGDQRAAFGEVLAKALVDLGESDPAQLERVKQHPFRAPLLILALTQLQDHPKVPHFEQILSTGAAVQNLLLSLQAQGFSTMWRSGAVVESNWLKQHLGLQPHDLISGIIYVGTAAKAIAPRADIDSKEFVKVWQA, encoded by the coding sequence ATGACGGATTCAGCAATACAAATAATTCACCAAAATATTCATCAGCGTCAGTCTATTGGCCAATTAGTTGAGCCAGCCCCAAATACAGACCAGTTAGAGTTGGCTTTTCAGGCAGCTTTAACAGCTCCAGATCATCATAGACTTAAGCCAACGCGTTTTGTAATTGTGTCAGGTGACCAACGTGCTGCTTTTGGTGAAGTTCTGGCAAAAGCATTGGTCGATTTGGGTGAGTCTGATCCTGCACAGCTTGAACGTGTGAAGCAACATCCTTTTCGAGCTCCGCTACTTATTTTAGCTCTTACGCAGTTACAAGATCATCCGAAAGTCCCACACTTCGAACAAATTTTGAGTACAGGCGCAGCAGTACAAAATCTTTTGTTATCTTTACAAGCTCAAGGGTTCTCGACCATGTGGCGTAGTGGTGCCGTTGTCGAATCAAACTGGTTAAAACAGCATTTAGGTCTGCAACCGCATGATTTGATTTCAGGTATTATTTATGTCGGCACAGCAGCTAAAGCAATTGCACCGCGTGCAGATATTGATAGTAAAGAATTCGTAAAAGTTTGGCAGGCTTAA
- the rhlB gene encoding ATP-dependent RNA helicase RhlB, with product MTSGFETLNLHPQLKKAIDALGFTQMTPIQQKVLKYTLAGHDAIGRAQTGTGKTAAFLISVINDLLNNPVQEQRFRGEPRALILAPTRELALQIESDAKSLTKFSNLHLVTLLGGVDFDKQKKQLDANFVDIMVATPGRLIDFVEQKEVWLDQIEFLVIDEADRLLDMGFIPSVKRIVRYSPRKEQRQTLMFSATFSYDVLNLARQWLFEPVTVEIEPEQKTNNDVEQRVYVVAKQDKYRLLQDILREEPIDKVMIFANRRDQVRRLYDHLKKDGYKVGMLSGEIAQDKRLKMLEQFKQGKHNIMIATDVAGRGIHVDGVSHVVNFTLPEQSDDYVHRIGRTGRAGAQGVSISFLSEDDAFYLPEIEKAIGKKLPLTRLDGYC from the coding sequence ATGACATCTGGTTTTGAAACCTTGAATTTACATCCGCAACTTAAAAAGGCGATTGATGCTTTAGGGTTTACTCAAATGACCCCAATTCAGCAAAAGGTTTTAAAATATACATTAGCCGGGCATGATGCAATTGGGCGAGCACAGACAGGAACAGGTAAGACTGCTGCCTTTCTGATTAGTGTAATTAATGATTTGCTCAATAATCCGGTTCAGGAGCAACGCTTCCGTGGTGAGCCTCGTGCTTTAATCTTAGCACCTACTCGTGAGTTGGCATTGCAGATTGAAAGTGATGCAAAATCTCTCACAAAATTTTCTAATTTACACCTAGTGACCCTATTAGGTGGTGTTGATTTCGATAAGCAGAAGAAGCAACTTGATGCTAATTTTGTCGATATCATGGTTGCCACACCAGGGCGTTTAATTGATTTTGTAGAACAAAAAGAAGTTTGGCTCGATCAAATTGAATTTTTAGTGATTGATGAAGCTGACCGTTTATTGGATATGGGCTTTATTCCTTCCGTAAAACGTATTGTGCGTTATTCACCACGTAAGGAACAACGACAAACCTTAATGTTCTCTGCAACATTTAGTTATGATGTCTTGAACTTGGCAAGACAATGGTTATTTGAACCAGTAACTGTTGAAATTGAACCTGAACAAAAGACCAATAATGATGTCGAACAACGTGTTTACGTTGTGGCTAAACAGGATAAATATCGTCTTTTACAAGATATTTTACGTGAAGAGCCAATTGATAAAGTCATGATCTTTGCCAATCGCCGTGATCAGGTACGTCGTCTTTACGACCATTTGAAAAAAGATGGATACAAAGTGGGGATGCTATCTGGTGAAATTGCTCAAGATAAACGTTTAAAAATGTTGGAGCAGTTTAAGCAAGGCAAACATAACATCATGATCGCAACCGATGTTGCTGGTCGTGGTATTCATGTAGACGGTGTATCACATGTAGTGAATTTTACATTACCTGAGCAGTCTGATGATTATGTCCATCGTATTGGTCGTACAGGTCGTGCAGGGGCACAAGGGGTAAGTATTAGTTTCTTATCTGAAGATGATGCTTTCTATTTACCCGAAATTGAAAAAGCAATTGGTAAGAAATTGCCTCTAACCCGACTAGATGGTTATTGCTAA
- a CDS encoding cold-shock protein: MTAREQGVVKWFNDTKGFGFIQRNGGDDVFVHFRAIVGDGHRSLRDGQRVEFSVVQGQKGFQAENVQPLD, encoded by the coding sequence ATGACAGCTCGTGAACAAGGCGTAGTAAAGTGGTTTAATGACACTAAAGGCTTTGGTTTTATTCAACGTAACGGCGGCGACGATGTATTCGTTCACTTCCGTGCAATCGTAGGTGACGGTCACCGTTCTCTACGTGACGGTCAACGTGTAGAATTTAGCGTTGTACAAGGTCAAAAAGGTTTTCAAGCTGAAAACGTTCAGCCTTTAGACTAA
- a CDS encoding sulfurtransferase TusA family protein: MSTTSSATTPIEINALGQPCPMPLLMLKRELKKLSGKQLFLLKSSDPHSEIDVTRYCQLHHFTCQTMQISEREFHYLIETQ; encoded by the coding sequence ATGAGCACTACTTCTTCCGCTACGACGCCTATTGAAATTAATGCCCTTGGTCAACCTTGTCCAATGCCATTATTAATGTTGAAACGTGAACTTAAAAAATTATCGGGAAAACAACTATTCTTATTAAAATCATCTGACCCGCATAGTGAAATTGATGTAACACGTTATTGCCAATTACATCATTTTACGTGTCAAACCATGCAGATTTCAGAAAGAGAATTTCACTATTTAATTGAAACTCAATAA
- the rpoH gene encoding RNA polymerase sigma factor RpoH, protein MSDSSNQLMPLSLSAPGVNLGAYISTVNQIPILTAEQEKELAERYYYDQDLDAAKMLVMSHLRFVVHIARSYAGYGLPQGDLIQEGNLGLMKAVKRFDPNMGVRLVSFAVHWIKAEIHEYVIRNWRIVKIATTKAQRKLFFNLRSLKKSSKKLTLEEAQSIANDLNVTPEQVMEMEGRLTAYDAAFEAQGDDDDDTPHTAPVLYLEDNRYDPARLVENEDWEEQSTSALHDAMNQLDDRSRNILQRRWLDDDKSTLHELAAEYNVSAERIRQLEKNAMEKIKVAMSAS, encoded by the coding sequence ATGAGTGACAGCAGCAATCAATTGATGCCCCTGTCATTGTCTGCGCCCGGTGTAAACCTTGGTGCATATATCAGTACTGTCAATCAGATTCCTATTTTAACGGCTGAGCAAGAAAAAGAGCTTGCTGAGCGTTATTATTATGACCAAGATCTTGATGCCGCAAAAATGCTGGTAATGTCGCATTTACGCTTCGTCGTTCACATTGCGCGCAGCTATGCAGGTTATGGCCTACCTCAAGGTGACCTTATTCAAGAAGGTAACTTAGGCTTAATGAAAGCCGTAAAACGTTTTGACCCAAATATGGGCGTACGTCTTGTATCTTTTGCCGTCCACTGGATCAAGGCAGAAATTCACGAATATGTTATTCGTAACTGGCGTATTGTAAAAATTGCAACAACCAAAGCTCAGCGTAAACTTTTCTTCAATTTACGCAGCTTAAAAAAATCGAGTAAAAAGCTCACATTAGAAGAAGCACAATCTATTGCAAACGACTTAAATGTTACTCCAGAACAAGTTATGGAAATGGAAGGTCGTTTAACAGCATATGATGCTGCTTTTGAAGCTCAAGGCGATGACGATGATGACACCCCGCACACTGCGCCAGTGTTATATCTTGAAGATAATCGTTATGACCCTGCTCGTTTAGTAGAAAATGAGGATTGGGAAGAACAAAGTACATCTGCTTTGCATGACGCAATGAACCAGCTAGATGACCGTTCACGTAATATTTTGCAGCGCCGTTGGTTAGATGACGATAAATCTACCCTCCATGAGCTTGCTGCTGAATATAATGTTTCTGCCGAACGTATTCGTCAGCTTGAAAAGAATGCGATGGAAAAAATTAAAGTCGCAATGTCTGCAAGCTAA
- a CDS encoding DUF423 domain-containing protein codes for MWIAISALNLAFAVMLGAFGAHGLKAHASPEQLAWWQTATDYFFYHALGLLALGILSKVLPHFPIKLSFLLIQIGILFFCGSLYIMALGLPRILGAITPIGGALMIAGWLILAWNAFKYAK; via the coding sequence ATGTGGATTGCCATTTCAGCCCTTAATCTTGCTTTCGCAGTCATGTTGGGTGCTTTTGGAGCACATGGTCTTAAAGCTCACGCGAGCCCTGAACAACTTGCTTGGTGGCAGACTGCAACCGACTACTTTTTTTATCATGCGCTTGGATTGTTAGCGCTTGGTATTTTAAGCAAGGTTCTTCCTCATTTCCCAATCAAGTTATCTTTCTTGCTTATTCAGATTGGCATTCTGTTCTTTTGTGGTTCGCTTTATATCATGGCATTGGGTTTACCGCGGATATTAGGCGCAATTACGCCAATAGGTGGAGCTTTGATGATTGCTGGATGGCTAATCTTGGCTTGGAATGCTTTCAAATACGCAAAATAA
- the thiS gene encoding sulfur carrier protein ThiS produces MQIYLNGELTDTPSQNLLQLIQELALEGKRFAVEHNQQIVPKSKLEQITIAQHDRIEIIHAVGGG; encoded by the coding sequence ATGCAAATTTATTTAAATGGCGAATTAACGGACACGCCTAGCCAAAACCTGTTGCAACTCATTCAGGAACTGGCACTTGAAGGAAAACGTTTTGCTGTTGAACACAATCAGCAAATCGTGCCTAAAAGCAAATTAGAGCAAATTACGATTGCTCAACATGACCGTATCGAAATTATTCACGCTGTTGGCGGCGGCTAA
- a CDS encoding thiazole synthase, whose protein sequence is MQDTPLIIGSRSFQSRLLVGTGKYKDLNETDLAIQASGAEIVTVAIRRVNIGQNPDQPNLLSVIPPEKYTILPNTAGCFDADSAVRTCMLARELLDGHNLVKLEVLGDEKTLYPNVTETLKAARTLIDDGFEIMVYTSDDPIIAQELESMGCVAIMPLGSLIGSGLGILNPHTISIIKENAKVPVLVDAGVGTASDAAIAMELGCDGVLMNTAIAAAQNPILMASAMKKAVEAGREAFLAGRMPRKRMANASSPETGYFFK, encoded by the coding sequence ATGCAAGACACCCCTCTCATTATTGGTTCACGTTCTTTTCAATCTCGTTTATTGGTAGGAACAGGGAAATATAAAGACTTAAATGAAACGGATTTAGCCATTCAAGCTAGTGGTGCAGAAATCGTAACTGTCGCAATCCGCCGTGTGAATATTGGACAAAATCCAGATCAACCGAATTTACTTTCTGTCATTCCACCAGAGAAATATACAATCTTGCCAAATACCGCAGGTTGTTTTGACGCTGACAGCGCAGTACGCACGTGTATGCTAGCGCGCGAGCTACTTGATGGTCATAACCTAGTAAAACTTGAAGTGTTGGGTGATGAAAAAACTTTATATCCAAATGTAACCGAGACTTTAAAAGCCGCTCGCACTTTGATTGATGACGGTTTTGAGATTATGGTCTATACCTCTGACGACCCAATCATTGCTCAAGAACTTGAAAGTATGGGCTGTGTTGCAATTATGCCTTTAGGTAGTTTGATTGGTTCAGGTCTAGGTATTTTAAACCCGCATACCATTTCAATTATTAAAGAAAATGCCAAAGTACCGGTTTTAGTAGATGCAGGTGTTGGTACAGCAAGTGACGCTGCGATTGCGATGGAGCTTGGTTGTGATGGCGTATTGATGAACACCGCGATTGCAGCTGCGCAAAACCCTATTTTGATGGCTTCTGCAATGAAGAAAGCTGTTGAAGCAGGACGTGAAGCATTTTTAGCTGGGCGTATGCCACGCAAACGCATGGCAAATGCAAGTTCACCAGAAACAGGCTATTTCTTTAAATAA
- a CDS encoding HD domain-containing protein: MLIQLYLLKLELFWFELHQHYHFSEPQKILNELIAAYSEKQRAYHTVQHLYECLSLIETIQSELNDPYAVALALWFHDVVYEPQALDNELKSAELFEQLMAQDLQLDTMQKIKRWILATQKHGPTDETDLQFLLDIDLAILAATPERFMQYEQQIQQEYDWVDPEVYSIKRKEVLMNFYQSEPLYQTAYFQKNFELKAKQNLKKILE, encoded by the coding sequence ATGCTGATACAGCTTTACTTATTAAAACTGGAACTTTTTTGGTTTGAGCTGCATCAGCATTATCATTTTTCTGAACCGCAGAAAATTTTAAATGAACTTATTGCTGCTTATAGTGAAAAGCAGCGAGCCTACCACACCGTACAACATTTATATGAATGTTTGAGTTTAATTGAGACGATTCAGTCCGAATTAAATGATCCGTATGCTGTTGCATTGGCTCTCTGGTTCCATGATGTAGTCTACGAACCTCAAGCGCTAGATAATGAACTTAAAAGTGCCGAGTTATTTGAGCAATTGATGGCTCAAGATTTACAGCTCGATACAATGCAGAAAATAAAACGTTGGATTCTTGCGACTCAAAAGCATGGACCAACCGATGAAACAGATTTGCAATTTTTGTTAGATATCGATTTAGCTATTTTGGCAGCAACACCTGAACGTTTTATGCAATATGAACAGCAAATTCAGCAAGAATATGATTGGGTTGATCCAGAAGTATATTCAATTAAGCGAAAAGAAGTTTTAATGAATTTTTATCAGTCTGAGCCGCTTTATCAAACTGCATATTTCCAAAAGAATTTTGAGTTAAAAGCCAAGCAAAATTTAAAGAAAATATTGGAATAG
- the yaaA gene encoding peroxide stress protein YaaA, translating to MLALISPAKTLDYETALPTDEFTQPRLLENSAQLIDVCRKLSASEIASLMSVSEKIATLNADRFRDWKSEFDFSNARQAIYAFKGDVYTGLDAYHLKDKDIDFAQQHLRMLSGLYGLLRPLDLMMPYRLEMGTKLKNTRGHNLYEFWDDIITNQINEDLAAIKSELLVNLASDEYYKSVNEKKIKAEIVKPVFLDQKNGKYKVISFYAKKARGLMARFIIENQLNKAEDLKAFNTEGYYFDADNSSAKELVFKRDEQ from the coding sequence ATGCTTGCTTTAATTTCTCCTGCAAAAACTTTAGATTATGAAACAGCGTTACCTACAGATGAGTTTACTCAGCCGCGCTTGTTAGAAAACTCAGCACAATTAATTGATGTTTGTCGCAAACTTTCTGCTTCGGAAATTGCGAGTCTAATGAGTGTCAGTGAAAAAATTGCCACACTTAATGCTGATCGTTTTAGGGACTGGAAGTCAGAATTTGATTTTTCAAATGCTCGTCAGGCAATTTATGCATTTAAAGGAGATGTTTATACTGGTTTAGATGCTTATCACTTAAAAGATAAAGATATTGATTTTGCTCAGCAGCATTTGCGTATGCTCTCTGGTTTATATGGTTTATTGCGTCCTTTAGATTTAATGATGCCTTATCGTTTAGAGATGGGTACTAAATTAAAAAATACGCGCGGTCACAATTTGTATGAATTTTGGGATGATATTATCACCAATCAGATTAATGAAGACTTGGCAGCAATTAAATCTGAATTGCTGGTAAATCTGGCTTCAGATGAATATTACAAGTCTGTCAATGAAAAGAAAATTAAGGCTGAAATTGTGAAGCCTGTTTTCCTTGACCAGAAAAATGGCAAATATAAAGTCATTAGTTTCTATGCGAAAAAAGCACGTGGTTTAATGGCTCGTTTTATTATTGAAAACCAATTAAATAAAGCTGAGGATCTTAAAGCTTTTAATACTGAAGGTTACTACTTTGATGCTGATAACTCATCGGCAAAAGAGTTGGTGTTTAAGCGTGATGAACAATAA
- a CDS encoding alpha/beta hydrolase, whose amino-acid sequence MSEQIFIQGPVGKIELFVDRPEGEIKGFAVVCHPHPLQGGTPQHKVPALLTQIFNEYGCIVYRPSFRGLGGSEGVHDEGHGETEDILAVIEHVRKLHAGLPFYAGGFSFGSHVLAKCHAQLSPELQPVQLILCGLPTATVVGLRHYKTPEIQGDILLIHGEQDDITLLSDAIEWAKPQKHPITILPGANHFFTGYLKQLRQIITRFIIMK is encoded by the coding sequence ATGTCTGAGCAAATTTTCATCCAGGGTCCAGTAGGTAAAATTGAACTTTTTGTTGACCGCCCTGAAGGTGAAATCAAAGGCTTTGCAGTTGTTTGTCACCCTCACCCATTACAAGGTGGAACCCCTCAACATAAAGTCCCTGCTCTTTTAACCCAAATCTTTAATGAATATGGCTGTATTGTTTACCGTCCTAGTTTCCGTGGTTTAGGCGGCAGTGAAGGTGTTCATGATGAAGGTCATGGAGAAACTGAAGATATTTTAGCTGTGATTGAGCATGTCCGTAAGCTTCATGCAGGTTTGCCATTTTATGCAGGTGGCTTTAGCTTTGGCTCACATGTTTTGGCAAAATGTCATGCGCAGCTTAGCCCTGAATTACAGCCAGTACAGTTAATTTTATGTGGTTTACCAACAGCTACTGTTGTGGGCTTACGTCACTATAAAACACCTGAAATTCAAGGTGATATTCTACTCATTCATGGTGAGCAAGATGACATTACCTTACTTTCAGATGCAATTGAGTGGGCAAAACCACAAAAGCATCCAATTACGATTTTGCCGGGCGCCAACCACTTCTTTACAGGTTATTTAAAACAGCTTCGCCAAATCATTACACGTTTTATTATTATGAAATAA
- a CDS encoding ribonuclease Z yields the protein MLHFTFLGTSSGVPTLSRNVSGLAVRNSKNKDWILVDAGEGTQHRIQQARLSLQNLIAICITHVHGDHCYGLVGLLASAGMNARNNPLIVIAPKEIQQWFEITAQLTDLHLPYSLQFIDVNEATQPQQLTDELFIQAHPLSHRVPSFAFSIYIKSTQKKIDIQALTQLGVPKGDIWGHLKRGYDVEFEGRVLKSQDFIKIQNQQIHAIIGGDNDRPELLADACKDAQLLIHEATYLQTVLDKVGKGPMHSSAKMVAEFAEQQSLDNLILTHFSPRHQDKTGQQAITEEVRQFYKGHFYLANDFDEFTLSETGQLLKIE from the coding sequence ATGCTTCATTTTACCTTTTTAGGCACATCATCAGGTGTACCCACGCTTTCACGCAATGTTTCAGGATTAGCTGTTCGTAACAGTAAAAATAAGGACTGGATTTTAGTTGATGCTGGTGAAGGCACACAGCATCGTATTCAGCAAGCTAGACTCTCACTACAAAACTTAATTGCCATTTGTATTACACACGTTCACGGTGATCATTGTTATGGCCTAGTTGGTTTACTGGCAAGTGCAGGTATGAATGCTCGTAACAACCCCCTAATCGTGATTGCACCCAAAGAAATTCAACAATGGTTTGAAATCACCGCCCAACTTACAGATTTACACTTGCCCTATTCACTGCAATTTATTGATGTGAATGAAGCAACACAGCCACAGCAGCTCACCGATGAGCTCTTTATTCAAGCACATCCACTAAGTCATCGTGTTCCGAGTTTTGCATTTAGTATTTATATAAAATCCACCCAGAAGAAGATAGATATTCAAGCTTTAACTCAGCTTGGCGTACCTAAAGGCGATATTTGGGGGCATTTAAAACGAGGCTACGATGTTGAGTTTGAGGGGCGAGTTTTAAAATCTCAAGACTTTATCAAAATTCAAAATCAGCAGATTCATGCAATTATAGGTGGTGATAATGATCGGCCAGAATTATTAGCCGATGCTTGTAAGGATGCTCAATTACTTATTCATGAAGCAACTTATTTGCAAACAGTCTTAGATAAAGTAGGTAAAGGACCAATGCACAGCTCAGCAAAAATGGTGGCTGAATTTGCTGAGCAGCAATCTCTAGACAATTTAATTCTGACACACTTTAGCCCTAGACATCAGGATAAAACTGGGCAGCAAGCTATTACCGAAGAAGTTCGCCAGTTTTATAAAGGTCATTTTTATTTAGCGAATGATTTTGATGAGTTTACTTTAAGTGAAACAGGACAACTTTTAAAAATCGAGTAA